ACCTGCTTCTGGGCAGCCTTGGTGATGGCGGCCATGTTGAACAGCTGACCGGTGTAGTACTGAACCCCGCTGAGCATCACTAAAGCCACCGAGGAGCCCTCCTTCTCGATCAGGTCCAGGATGTCCTCCGTTCGGAGAGTCTCCTCGTCCTGGAAACCGAGATTTACCTCCATTTTTCACAAGTTCAGATTTAAATACCAAGAGGCCCAGCGCAAAGATTCTTTTCTGTTTGTCAACAACAGGTTCCGCTCTGTCTTCTCGTCGACGGGACATACCGGCCTGTGCTTCAGCAGCAACATGCTCTCCTCCGGGTCAAATCCTCGTAGTCGGATCTGAGACTCAACGGCGTACTGTCAAGAGACGGACGGCTTTGTGACATCACGTCAGGCTGGCGCGACTTGGACGTCGTTCTGAGCCAACGCGCAACCATAAAAGTTACTCAACGTGATCCGAAGGGAAGGCTTTGTCTTCCAGGACGATCTTGTGCCGTGCGGCCGTTGGTCGGTAGAAGGAAAGCTGCCAAAGCAAAGTCAGCAAAGTCAGATGTTAGTGAAGAAAgccttatcttttttttttttttttttttttacaacaacaaATTTGTTCGGTTTTGCACCATCAGCAAGTGTAAGTTGACCGTCAAGCCGTTCATCAGCGCCACCTCTTCGGGTCGGgctcctaaaaaaataataataataataatggtgttGCATAATTGTTGAAATGCAGCAAGCACCCCTTAAACGCCTCTTTCAGAAAATCATAAttgtctaaaaataaaataaaataaaataaaataaaataaaataaaataaaataaaataaaataaaataaaataaaataaaataaaataaaataaaataaaataaaataaaataaaataaaataaaataaaataaaataaaataaaataaaataaaataaaataaaataaaataaaataaaataaaataaaaacgagCACCGCTCCTGGTTTACCAATCTCAATCACCACTTCAATGAAATTGCTCAGTGTTACCGACAACTCTTGCCATGAGCGCCTCCAGGTCATTCTCAGCCCAGGCCCAGGGTCGCGACCCCTCCGTATGGCCGTGCACGCCCCTGACAAACACACGCTTCATCAAATCAAGTTTGAATGTTTAACATCACAGTGGCAGAGATGAGTGGCCGCCCACATTTTGGCCCACTTGTCCAGCTCCTCGTCCAAGTACTTCTTGACCCTTTTGGGCTGCAGGCCCAGCGAGTTGCCAACCAGGTAGATGCTGTCTTGGGTGCCGTCAACTAGCGACAGATCCGCTGCGGGTCATAGAAAGAACCACAGTTGCTGTCTTGTACTGCTTCCCTGTCTACTAGAATTTTTTTCATGTTGTCAATTTGTAttgggtcttttttttgtacagtaaaaatagaaaaatattctCCACTCACAGGTAGGTAAATCTGCAATTTTGGGCACAAAAAAGTTCTCCCTGAGGTGTCTTAACTCGTCGTGTTGGTCTAAGAACGCGGCCACCCGCTCCGAGGTGGGATGGCATCCCAGCAAAGCTGCCACTCGCTCCACAGTTTCTCTGGCGCTCAAACCACTCAGCTGCTCCATCGCTGCTCTTCACGAAGCCTGAGATAAGAATCAGCTTGAAATAAGGGAATATCATCTGACTCTCACCTTAAATAACCATTACAGATACTGCGTTTGTGGATGGTTGAAATAAACATTCATGTTCAATATTTGATATTTAAATGTTTCCTGTTTGCCGAAGAATTGCTTTCATGTAAAACTTCTCTGTTTATATTTGCGGATCTCGTGATGGCATTTGCAACTCAGAATGATGTCATCATGATGCCAAACTGCTCAAGGACCACACCCAGAAGTCAAACGAGACTACCTGTCGCATTTTAAAGAGTACTGTTACTTTAAAACAGTGCGTCTCAATTATTTCTGTGATGCCCCACctagggagaagaaaacatgTTCCGCCCCCATGTTTGTACCCTTAATAAcattaaagacaaacaaaaaagaaataaaaaaagaaagaatctgTACTGTGTGTGCATAGTATGTTCTAAATCTAGAGAGCAAATACTCCCTGCGCACTCTTACAATGATACcgccactgccacctactgtcGTGGATGTCTAATTACACTTTAAGTTGTACAGCCAAAAAAAGCATGTTCCCCGGGGTCATTTGAGAGTTTGAGAGTAATATTACTCAGGAATAAGTACAAACTACTCCTTCAAATAATTACTTGATAGGTGTAGCTATGGTGCTGCTCCCTTTGAATGTTTACAAGTGCAGTGGCAGATTACGTGAACGGTGTCGGTTGCAAAAGTGGAGTTGCAAAGATAAGCTACATCCCATGACCCACATTCTGTTACCTATAAAGTAACCGAGCAATGACTAAAAACACGAGACAATTAGCGACCATAAAGTTGTAACTTACAGTTAAGTTGCAGGTGTTGCTGTATTGTAGGCAGCTACTCATACGAACCGAAGGCGCTCTTTCACCTTTGACTCTTTCCTTGCAGTTAATTATTGTCATGACCTCAAACATCCTTCTTGGTAAAATTTCCTTGTTGACTGCGTTGCTTCTCGTCAATCAAGGTCTTCGCGGATATTTTAGACAAATCTACTCCAGTGATGAAGAAAATACAAACGTCATATTCAAGTCGGCTTCAATTAGCATGCTtatccaaataaacaaaaacaaaattcctATATAGTCAAATCGGCGACCTCCTCTCTCCCCGTCCGTGTAAGCAATTTTATCATTTGAGAATTCTCAAATGTCCACACGATGGCAGCAAAACATCTCATACAGTGACGCTTCAAGGTCACGTTCACTACTAAAGTGTTTAATTATACGTAGCTATTAATTTAACCCCTCAAGTAATAGTACAAGCTGAAATGTacttaaatacaaataaaaacttgtTTTTACTGTCAATTATATACAATAGCTGTTTTTTTACGTTATACCTAACGCATTATTACGCTCAAATGCGACATTTCGGTCCAAACGACATGTTTTGAAACAAGACCAGATGTCACCATAGCCGTGCAAAAAATGTGCCGTGAGAAAGTCTCACGTTTGCAGTTTGACTGGAGCCGGGGGAACACCTGCTTCTCTTCTCAgctctgtgatttttttttttctttctctgcgCGGCACCTGATGTTTAGCTCCGTATCAGTGGTGAGAAGTAACGATCCAGGAGCCAGAATAAACTTTTGAGCAAGTTTGACAGATTCCGAAGAAAGTTCCTATACTTTACTGAATGAAATATGTTGAGCGTTGTGCAAAGTGCAAACTATGGTTGTCCCATTTCTTTGCACGAATCATCCAACCTTTCTCCTCGTTGAAGGATCTGCTGAAGACTGTTTTGTGACGGGGGTCCTCCTCCACACTCCTGGTTGCCTCCTCCCCTCTCGCCCACTCCTCGCACATGAGGCAAAGCGCCGCAGACTGCGAAAAATTCTGCGCAACCTTCTGGTTCCTGATCGCTTTGAGCAACTTTTGCGCAAAAACCTCCGATGGAACCGCGCGTCTGAATGACGCCTATTATTTAATTTCCCCACGCACGCAGCCATGAAGAGTCTAGGAAACAGTTTGAgatgtcatttattaatgctgtTTCTTGCAGCGCAGGCATTTGCGGAACAAGGTGAGTGGATCCTGAATTCTATCACGGGTGACCTTTGATAAAACACGGACTATGCTAACCTTCACACAAGTGAACCCACACTGCTTGCACTGAGGTCAGGCGAGTGTAATCACTGTACCAATTTAGTTGTGAGACTCTTGTGCGTGGTTCACAAACTGCAATCCGGGGACAACCTGGGGTTCCCTATGCCATAACTTGGAGGTCAGGTAAAATAATTTGCAATCAAATTTCTCGCATGTCAAATGAATTTTACTCAGTGGAATGACTTCATATAGTGTacactttctgtaaatcctataaacttaaTATCACTTCTCAAATTTATCACTGTatagagaaaaaatattttatttattattattattatattatatttaattatatttgtttttattataattatatatttattatatatttattatgagAAGAATCACTTTGCTCACTGCTAACATTTCTAAGgtcccattttgtttttgaagtagGGACATATCTTGCATGCTGTTTTTAGGGAATGGCATATATGCCATGGGCAGCTAAAAACCAGTTGGCAGGCCATAAACAACCTCCGGCCATATTTTGGACATCCCTTCTTTAGACGCACGAGAAACTGCAtcattcttgttttcttttctttttttatctgctCTGTTGTTTATGACCACCATCGGGACTCGCATAGCCAGCCATCTCGCTCATAGCCTTTTTCTCCTGTGAGACATCAAAGCTTGCAGTCGTAAAGTTTACCGTCAGTCAGGCCCTGTAAAGTTAGTTGAACGTTTCTAGACCATCTTAAACCGTCTAAGTGTTCCCGGCCCGTGTCTGAGTGCTGAGTGATGGCCCCTCTGGGCGGGAAAAACTACAATTGTGCTATGAGGCCACGCTCCCCCGATAATCTCCTTGTGGTCTAAGTAACGTAAAGAGCACATCTGGGCAGCCGGGCCCCCCAAACTCGCACTCCCTGCCCTCCTCTACTCCACAGGGTGCCCCCCCTGCCACTGAGACTCTGTAAACTCATTAAGCCCCCAATTGAAGCAGTTTAGTCGGGAGCCAGTCTCAAGCATTGTCTCCCATTTGAGATGTCTGTTTgtatgacctttgacctcccAGCAAGTCAATGGTGAGGCAAACATCAGCTTTTAAGAGGCTGTTTAGGTTAGCAATAAATAACATAAATAGCCCCCAGTCAAGCCCCTCAAATCCCCCAGTGCTTGTTTTGCTCCAACAGGGAAGGTaacgagtttttttttcccaagacaGGGGAAGGAACATCCTGTTCTTTATGTTTAGATTACAAAGCCGACTGGCTTCTGACTCGCACAGGTGGTGGCGGACAGGAATGGAGCGTTCTACAAAAGACTCCCATGCAGAAAGatgaacacacaaaaaaagtgtcAACTGTCCAtttttgtgagaaaaaaaacctcagtaTCTCACCTGTAATGTTTAGAGTTGAGAATTTTTCGTTTCTGACATCAGCACACTTTGAGGAGTGAGCATCATGGTGACTTTTATGATCTGAGACTTTCTCACCTGTAGGAAAACATCAGTGGCGGCAGTCAAATCAATACAACACTGAACGAAGAATAATTTCCTGTATATCTCCTCAGCGCCTGAGTGTTTCTCAGGGGGCCATCGTACATTGCGGAACCCTTACCGGAGCGTCGACTTTGACTCCACCGAGATCCAGAACACGGCCATCCAGGACCTGGTCTGTGACCACTCGCTGGCACCGGGCTGGTACCGATTCAAGATCAACAACAAGCCGGCCGAGATGCCGACCAGCTGCGTGGAGGCATGTCTGAGTTGCTACGTCTCCTGTTGAGTAAAAGTCACAAGTCCCAACGCCATTGTTACTTTTTGCTCTTTTGTGCAGATGAATCATTGCGGGACACAGGCGCCTGTGTGGCTGTCGCTGAAGGGCAAGTCCCTGCCGGGGCCCGACGAAGTCCTCCACTTGTCCGCCTGTGCCACCTGGCAGTTCTTCCGCGGTAGCACCAAAGACTGCTGCCTCTTCCGTATCCCCATTACCATCCGCAACTGTGGCGACTTCCTGCTCTACTACCTGCAGCCCACTCAAGGATGCATGGGGTACTGCGCCCAAGGTGTGGGCCTCTGCTTCGTAGTCCCGTCGGGGCACTTTGGCCACGCGTGCGTAACCCCAAACTCTCTGCTGTCCAGTCGCTTCTACTTTGGCGCCCGGATTCTGCCCGTCGGGTGAGGTGGAGGTCAACGGTCGGTGCAAAGGTGAGCTATGGTGACCCGTTGCGTTGTCAGACACACGTGAGGCCGCTCTAATCGTCGGCTCGCCGACAGCCGCATTGCCGACGGCCACGTCACCGTCGTTGATGTCTCGGCCCCTCATCGACTCGGAGCTTATTGGCCACGGCGTCTACTTGAGGTGCTCCTTCGTCCCGCCGCCTTCCAGTCACTCGCTCGGCTTCCACGTGGTCTGGGCACGGCATATCGGCCACAGCATGAAGGCCGAAATCCACCGGGAGTCCACATTGAAGACCTTCTCGCTGGTGGAGATGGACGGTGCTCACTTCAGACTAGGAGAGACGGTAATACTTGCCAGATGTTGGCGGATGACGTTGACCCCTCACAGCCAAGGTTGAACCTTCGCACTAGGGAAGTTGTAGCAGATGCTGCGGCTTAGCTATGCTCTCTTCACTCAATTTGAGTGCCACACAGGTCAAGTCACATCCAAAATCTGGACcaaaaaagtaccgtattttccggactataaatcaattgcgacttatagtccggaaaatacggtaaattactTCTCAGAGAAGCTGTGATGGAGCCGTTTTTCAAGGTAACTACGGCCGATGTATAAATACTCGCTTGATAAATGAAGACTGTCAAGTGGGTTCCGCAGTAAACATTAAAGTATTGCCACACTTGCCACGCGCAAGGTGGTAATCTTCTTGTCAGTCTACGGAAAACGAGCAGCGACACGTTTGGCTGGTGTCACCGTTGCTTCCCTGGAGGAGCAGGAAACATCTCTTAGCGTTACGCGCACTGTTGATAAGCACATGATCATGTGTTTATCGCTTCATTTCCTGGAGCGATTACTCGTCACCAGCAAATATGAAGACGTGACACAGAAGTGAGTTCATCACCGCAGCTGTGGACCGGCGGCTCGCCATATTTGGGCTCTGGGGTGGGTGGGATTAGTTGTGTCTGGAACATGCTCCGGTGGGCCTTGATTGGGGAACAGGGTCCAAGGTCAGTTTAATCTTGTCACTTGGCTGCTGGGAAACTGTCTTGATGAATGACAAACACATTGTCAGGTcccagggagggaaaaaaagagcatGTGAGACCTCACAAGTCTAAAATTGTTGACGTTTGTCTTGCAGTTCTTGTGCAGCGTGTCCACATTCCGAGTCAACGTCAACCACAGTCGATCCTCTCCCAGGGAGAGTGAGGCTTTCTACGCCGGGCTGAAGGTGATCAGGCCATCTGGTTACAATTGACGACAGAAAAGTAGCAAAGCTCAGTCCGCTTCTTCTCTCAAGTTTTCTGTGGAGTCGCTTCACATAGCGGAGAACGGCGAGGAGCACGAGGTCAGAGTCCACAGCACTGTGCCGCTCCCCTGTTACGACCTCAACCAGTGCGGAGTCCCCCTGATGCTGGGTGTGCACGACCCAGGTGAGATTACAGTCGCTGCGTCCAGGCTACAAGTTGGAAAATGAAAATTTCAAACAGCCATTTAATTCCAGTATAGCAGCCAGACTGACGCAgtaacattgaagttaaaaggtaaatacaactgaactgagtGATTCTTTCACAAACCAAGATTATTCATTTAGATCATAGGTGTCAAGGCCcgaggccagatacggcccgtcacatcattttatgtgccagcaatttttattactattcatcttttgactCTGCATTCCGAATAAAACTCAAATCACAGACGAGATTTTGGATACAGATTTATCGTTTCTTTTACTACACCAATGTCAGAATTATGATGGGATAAAAGCAAGCTATTACAGAGACATCAGACTTGTATATCATGCTAATTATGTGCTAAAATACTAAAAGTGACCCTCCCCTCTCATCCCCGGAACAACCTCACCCTCTCTTTGTGCTTGCGTCCGCAGATGGCTTCGTACACGAGGTGTCCAATGTGGCGCTGTCCGCCTGCCAGGTGCAGCTCCGCCCGACCGACTGCAGGGAGGGAAGCTGCGGCCAGGCGTCGTTCTTCATCACCGCCGTCACTGACTTCACGCGCGATGGAAACCGGATCAGTTTGATCAGCTCCCTGCCCCAAAACAGCACCTGGCCACTATGGAAGAGCTACATTCCAGCAGCGCTCAAAGTGAGTTATTATGCAAGTTTGGTAAGTGAAATATTGAATTCTGGTCGCCCTGGACAGGTGTGGAGACACTTCAGGGTTTTTGAAGGGCCTCCAAAGTGAGGAGGTCCTTGAGAAATGCTTTGGGATCACTGAAGATCACAAAGGCGACTCAATTTCATGTGTAATTAGAGTCCAACTAAATTAAACAGCAGTATTCTTTGTTTACATAGACACAAGCTATAAAGTGCTTCATGAGACTTTTCCAGAACTAAAGTCTGGTACGATCTTCTTACATAATCATTAGGTTTGGATTTGGCATCCCGTTGCTCTTGAGACAACTTCTCCATCTGtctttcataaaaaaataacatcaaaGCCAGGGGTCAAGATGTCATGGGGCAAACCCCCTCTGTCTTTGTTCTCCTTCTCCTGCTTCTCCAGGTCACAGTTCAGGATGTTCCCACCTCCATCTGCTACTCACTGACAGACCCACATGTCATCACGCTGGATGGCAGGTATTTGTAGGACACAGAGACGTTATCAAAAGATCCATTCAGCAGCTTTTTCTCGCAGGAACTACGACAACCACCAGACCGGCACCTTTGTGCTGTACCGCAGCCTGGCCAGGAATTTTGAGGTCCACGCTCGGCAGTGGAATTGCGGGAGCCTGCATCATGCCGCGGCCTGTGGCTGTGGCGTGGCAGCACGGGAGGGGAATGACGTCGCCGTCGTTGACATGTGCAATGGCCAAAGACAGGAAACGAGGCCAAAGGTCACCGTGAAAGTCCCTGGTGGGGAGCGCAGCGATGGCCGCCGTGTCCGCGTGTTGGAATCTCATCAGGGGAAGAAAGTCACTGTAGGTATCTTTGGTTTCATGGTCTTATTTGAGGTCGTCACCCGCGTTGTCCTATAATGAGTCACGTTGGCTTCTGCCACTTCCGTTGCAGATCATCTTCCCCTCCGGAGCCTTTATTCGAGCCGACGTTGACGACTGGGGGATGAGCTTGTCCGTCCGGGCGCCGAGTGTTGACTACGGCAACACGCAAGGGCTCTGCGGCACCTTTGACGGCAATATCAACAATGACATCCATGATGACTTGCATTCGTTTATAGAGCACTGGAGGTGAGTCACATGATTATTTACCGCCGCTGTGTTTTGGGGGTTTGACTCACACAGGTACATGTTTGGCTTAGGATAGCTCCCGGTGAGAGTTTATTTGACAAAACGCCCCCAGATCCGAGGCAAGAAGAAAGGAGACCTTTCTGTGGGTGCCAAAAAGGGTACCGCTCTGAAAAAAAGCATAGGTCTTCTCAAACCCCTCCGTCTGACTGTCACGCAGAGGACAATGTGGATTACACATCTGTGTTTCCCTCACTGGACACCACGATGGAATATGTCAAGCGTCTTGAAGGAGAGCAAATCAGCCCCAACGTCTCATTCGGTCATTCCTCGAAGGGGCGGGCCCATCATTTCAACGTCCGCAACGAGTTCAGAGATGACCGTTTGCTATCTAACGACAAATTCAGGAGACAGACAATGTCGGCATCTCAAAGCATCAGCCAGGCTGACCTAGAGCATCTCGCCTACTTTTTCCCAGAGGATCACCTTGTAAAAGCTCCGCTACAAGTCCAACTCGGGTGGCCCACGTCGAGCGGCCTGACCTCCAGCAAAGCACTGGAGCTGTGCCATGTAACTTTGTCCAACTCTTGGGTCGGCACCGTCTGCCGTGGGCTGCTGGGCCGTCGCCTTGAAGAAGCTGTGAATCTCTGCATCCTGGACCTACAATTAAAGGATAACCTAAGCTGGGACGAGGCAATGCTACCCTACCTGACCAACGAGTGCGAGCGGCTGTTGCTGGAGAACCGGGCCCAGAGAGACAACAAGGCGCTGGGTCACCCAGATGAGATTCTGACAGCGCTGCGCTGCCCCAATTTCTGCTATGGCAACGGAGAGTGCACAGAATTTGGCTGCCAGTGTCACCCGAGCTTCAGTTCTTACGACTGTAGCAAAACCGTCGGTGAGTGTCTTCCATCACCATACTTGGAATTGAATGTCTTTTATTGACAGAAATTCCTGTCTCTGCTTCTCATTGGAGAAGAGCAGCCAGTAGAGCTACTTAACCTGGAAAACGGTGGCCTCTGCGACCTCAGAACATTTGACTGTCAGAAAGTACGGGTCTTTGGTCTGGGCTTTATCGAATCACCTAACCTGAGCTGCCACGCCACCAGATTGAAGGTGAGTGACCTTCGGGTTCCACAGCTTAATGGAGTTCACTGTTGCTACAGCTATCATCGTGAACTCAAATTGATGGAAACACATCGGATTAGGGAGTACTGTTCCGGGCTGCGGCACTGTCAAAACACGGAGATCACATTCATATcttgtctctccagtatgtgaCTGGCGCTTGGCTTCCAGGGGAAAAACAGAGAATGAAAGCCACTTTCCTTAGCTCCAAAGCTTTGGACTGTGGCCTCCCCTCGTTGAGCAATGCAGACTTTATGATGGATGACAAATCGTATGCACGTTGGGAGATCAGGGTAAGACTGCTTCACATCCATAGTTTGGCCTGTATGCCGCGTTAACCGTTCCCCATCTCCTCTCCTCAGGTGACCAACGATGGTTCCCAATACAGCCTAGCCAAAGTGCTGACGATCTACGACGGGATCTGTCAGGTGTGCGCAGGATCTCACTCTGGGATGTGTCGATTAAAGGTAATTTACATGGAGAAAGGAAAGCCATGCCATTATCTCTCAGTCTCGTGAATTGTCGTGGCGGACGATGTCCAGGGGTCCGCTGATACCAAAAAAGACATCGTTTGCCCTTTCCCAACACATAGCAGCTGCCAGAGAGTGcaggccaggcaggcaggcagacgggCAGTCATGGATTCCTCCAGGTGCAGGCCAGGCAGGTAGTCGTGGCTTCATCCAGGTGCAGGCCAGGCAGGCAGTTGTGGATTCATCCAGGCGCAGctatggcaggcaggcagtaaTGGCTTTAGTCAGGCGCAGACCAGGCCAGTGGTTCTTAAACTTGTTGGAGGTACCCAACCACAAAAGTTTCATACGCACATTCACCGAACTCTCTagtgaatttcttttttcaaattctaGACATGAATgatttttactggtgcacagaACGAGCtctgcatgaacatcaccttgttcaaagatcAAAACTAACAAAATTGCGTGGGTAGTTGTCCCTGGAGGTTTTACAGAACAAAAGGTCACCCCTACCCAAGCTCGCCGcaagctgcaaaacaaaaatgtagctTTTGATGGACTTTTTTTATGTGAATGTCTTTGGCAGGAGCGGACGTGTAATATTGACGGAATGTGCTTTGCAGAAGGAGACTCCAATCCAGGAAGTCCGTGCCTTCACTGCGACCCGGACACCTCAAAATTTACTTGGTCAATCAACCAAGGTACAGTGTTCAACAATTTAGACTGTtggtattttaacaagaaacattgaATTGGCACACATGGTTTAGCGGGCCACGTACAATGATGCGacgggccagatctggcccccgggccttgagtttgacacctgtgtgctAGAGTCACTCGCTGCTTCCGCTGCTTAAAGACAGACAACAGGAGATCTTACTTTGAGGTCAGCCCCACTGGGAGCCTCAATTAGAAGATGAAAGAGGCCCAGGTTTAGCTTTCCAGGCGTGCACCTGTTGTTTGACCACCACAGGACGTAAACGACATGCTTGATCATGCTAACACTTACCAACACTGACAGAgtctgaaaaaaaatggatagaactcttagatatttttttttcccagtcaaCCGGCCGCCCACCTTCCATCGACCTCAGGGTGAGCTGCGTACATTCGCCGGAGAGAACTTTGTCTTCCAGTTGGCTGCATCAGACCCTGAAGGCTCAGCCCTGCTCTTTGAGCTGGTCAGCGGACCAAACGGTGCCATCCTCTCACCAGCTGGGCTCCTTATTTGGAAGGTCCCATCAACATTCAAAGAGGAGTTGACTCAGTCAACCTTTCACCTCACACTATCAGATGAGTGCAATGCCCAAAGCACCTTGGCGGTTCAGGTCCATGTGGTGCCGTGCGGATGTCAGAACGGAGGCACGTGTGCAACTGATTTCAGCTTCCCCGCTGGGAGTGGAAAGTATCTTTGCGTATGTCCTGATGGGAAACAGGGCAACCTCTGCCACGAAGATGTCGATAAATGTTTATCGACACCTTGCGCCGAAGGAACGTGCATTGGCACCGATGGTGGCTACAAATGCAGTTGTCCCGAAGGGCTGACAGGTACCAGTTCCATTCTGGGGTCAGTGTGGTGTGGATTACTTGAGCTTGCATCTTTCTGCAGGTGCAACGTGCCGGGAAGATATAGACGAGTGTGAGCGGACGCCTTGTTTTCCTGGAGTCCACTGCCTTAACAGTTATGGTTCCTACAACTGTGGTCCTTGTCCCCAAGGCATGCAGGGAAATGGTACACACTGCACTGGTAAGAATATTTAAAATCTCACAAGCTTTATACCCATAAGTTGCTCAAAACATAATCAGTTTCATTCATAAAGCAGACATGAGGCCAC
This region of Syngnathus typhle isolate RoL2023-S1 ecotype Sweden linkage group LG2, RoL_Styp_1.0, whole genome shotgun sequence genomic DNA includes:
- the si:ch211-246m6.5 gene encoding von Willebrand factor D and EGF domain-containing protein isoform X2 — encoded protein: MKSLGNSLRCHLLMLFLAAQAFAEQAPECFSGGHRTLRNPYRSVDFDSTEIQNTAIQDLVCDHSLAPGWYRFKINNKPAEMPTSCVEMNHCGTQAPVWLSLKGKSLPGPDEVLHLSACATWQFFRGSTKDCCLFRIPITIRNCGDFLLYYLQPTQGCMGYCAQVASTLAPGFCPSGEVEVNGRCKAALPTATSPSLMSRPLIDSELIGHGVYLRCSFVPPPSSHSLGFHVVWARHIGHSMKAEIHRESTLKTFSLVEMDGAHFRLGETFLCSVSTFRVNVNHSRSSPRESEAFYAGLKFSVESLHIAENGEEHEVRVHSTVPLPCYDLNQCGVPLMLGVHDPDGFVHEVSNVALSACQVQLRPTDCREGSCGQASFFITAVTDFTRDGNRISLISSLPQNSTWPLWKSYIPAALKVTVQDVPTSICYSLTDPHVITLDGRNYDNHQTGTFVLYRSLARNFEVHARQWNCGSLHHAAACGCGVAAREGNDVAVVDMCNGQRQETRPKVTVKVPGGERSDGRRVRVLESHQGKKVTIIFPSGAFIRADVDDWGMSLSVRAPSVDYGNTQGLCGTFDGNINNDIHDDLHSFIEHWRIAPGESLFDKTPPDPRQEERRPFCGCQKGYRSEKKHRSSQTPPSDCHAEDNVDYTSVFPSLDTTMEYVKRLEGEQISPNVSFGHSSKGRAHHFNVRNEFRDDRLLSNDKFRRQTMSASQSISQADLEHLAYFFPEDHLVKAPLQVQLGWPTSSGLTSSKALELCHVTLSNSWVGTVCRGLLGRRLEEAVNLCILDLQLKDNLSWDEAMLPYLTNECERLLLENRAQRDNKALGHPDEILTALRCPNFCYGNGECTEFGCQCHPSFSSYDCSKTVEQPVELLNLENGGLCDLRTFDCQKVRVFGLGFIESPNLSCHATRLKYVTGAWLPGEKQRMKATFLSSKALDCGLPSLSNADFMMDDKSYARWEIRVTNDGSQYSLAKVLTIYDGICQVCAGSHSGMCRLKERTCNIDGMCFAEGDSNPGSPCLHCDPDTSKFTWSINQVNRPPTFHRPQGELRTFAGENFVFQLAASDPEGSALLFELVSGPNGAILSPAGLLIWKVPSTFKEELTQSTFHLTLSDECNAQSTLAVQVHVVPCGCQNGGTCATDFSFPAGSGKYLCVCPDGKQGNLCHEDVDKCLSTPCAEGTCIGTDGGYKCSCPEGLTGATCREDIDECERTPCFPGVHCLNSYGSYNCGPCPQGMQGNGTHCTADMRPPTITPTLGPRTVKEVLMQKLTSPRPSVQFAKMVPRAEAFGLPQAQPTTRRRPSGISPNSGLEIDTAGGGIARDPVEVGPPKKSSLMQNSGKLASATCSSRPCFPGVQCINRRPPHVGYVCGRCPPGLHGNGRICMKSAEAAFNHLSHQQQTAGQRTRSSLHLSALPSRDNIKHLSQALLVGREGGTGRREVDTVDVRATSAFSNAATHRSNVTPSKGFGVTSPKLSQQATPPSPRQITQSGRATKPRQTVSTRTKPWTRPAWPLKTTLGSLPEFMAPCPEQPCFPGVRCNTTSDGGSRCGRCPVGFTGDGKMCRAVCKHTCGRNMECAAPDTCRCKAGYAGSDCQTAICEPQCTNKGTCVAPGVCQCPDGFHGETCQEAVCRLPCENGGTCTGLQTCSCPYGFVGPRCETLVCSRHCHNGGRCVSPDECSCQPGWSGPSCETALCGPVCLNGGLCIRPDSCECPGGFYGTRCQNAICTPPCKNGGVCTRNNVCWCLQGYTGRRCEQSVCEHMCINGGRCVGPDVCDCPSGWQGKRCDKPRCEQKCLNGGECVGPNTCHCPPGWHGMLCHVPHCQQKCLYGSRCVRPNVCACRSGLSGALCSRKLSI